DNA from Terriglobales bacterium:
CACGCCGCGCAGGACAAGCCAGCATTCAAACGGCGACAGGACTGCCCCCTGGGACTTCTGAATGAACGCCAACCGCTCGGCCTGCTCTTGGGTGGTGCAGATGATCGCGCCGCCCAGGCCGTCGGAGTGACCGTTGAGGAACTTGGTGGTGGAGTGGACGACCATGTCCGCGCCCAGTTCGATCGGATGCTGGAAGTACGGCGACATGAAGGTGTTGTCCACCACCAGCTCTACACCCTTGCGGCGGCAGACGCGCGCGATGGCAGCGATGTCGCTGATGGTCATCAGCGGGTTGGTCGGGGTCTCGACGTACACGTAGCGCGTGTTGCGCTCCAGCGCCCGCTCGACGGCGCGTACGTCGGAGGTGTCCACGTAGCTGAACTTCAGTCCCTGCTGCGCGAGGATTTGATTGAACAGGCGCGGCACGCCGCCGTACACGTTGTGCGAGCACACCAGGTGGTCGCCGGCCTTCATCATGGTGCACAGGGCATTGATGGCCGCCATCCCGCTCGAGAACACGCGCGCAGCTAGGCCCCCTTCCAGCGCGGCCAGGTTCTCCTGCAGCCGGTCGCGCGTGGGATTGGAGACGCGGGCGTATTCATAGCCGGCACGCGGCTTCCCCAGCTCTTCCTGGACGTATGTTGACGTAGCGTAAATCGGCACGGTTACAGAACCAGTGACCAGTTCGGGCTCCTGGCCGGCATGGATGGCGATGGTCGAAAAGCCTGCGGACTGTCTCTCTTTGGGCATAACTGGTCGGGTCTTCCAGCCTTTCGGTCTCTCAGTCTAGCGGTCTGGCGGTCGGCCTGGTTGACGGCTCAGGGTCCTTCGAAGATGCCCTTGGACAGGTACCGCTCTGCGGAGTCAGGAATGACGGTGACCACTCTCTTCCCGCTTCCGAGCCGCTTTGCCACCTCGACCGCGGCGTACACGTTGGCTCCGCCGCTGGAGCCGCTGAAGACGCCTTCCCGGGCTGCGAGCTGCTTGACCATATCAAAGGCGGGAGGATCGTGAACCATGATGATCTCATCGGCCAGCGAGCTATCGAAGGTTTTGGGCATGAAGCTGGCGCCGATGCCTTCCACCTTGTGATCGCCCGGCGGGCCGCCGCCGAGTACCGATCCCTGCGATTCCACGGCTATCGCGAGCACATCCGGCAGGCGCTCCTTCATGAACCGCGCCACACCGCTGAAGTTGCCGCCGGTCCCTACGCCGATCACAACCGCGTCCACCTGCCCCTGGAGCTGTTCGAAAATTTCGCGTGCCGTGGTTTCGTAGTGGTAATCGGGATTGGCGGGATTTTCGAATTGGCCGGGAAGGAATGAATTGGGAATTTTAGCAGCCAGTTCGCGGGCGCGACGGATAGCGCCCGCCATACCTTCGTCATCGGGCGTGCGGATCACCTCCGCGCCCAGGGCCTGCATGAGCGTGACTTTTTCCTTGGAGAATTTCTGCGGAACACAGAAAATCACGCGGTAGCCGCGGTTCACGCCAATCAGTGCCAGCCCTATGCCGGTATTGCCGGCCGTGGCTTCGATAATTACGAATCCCGGGCCGAGCTTCCCTTCTTCTTCCGCGCGGCGGATCATGCCGATCGCAGCGCGGTCCTTCACGCTTCCACCGGGGTTTAGATATTCCAGCTTGGCATAGACGTCAGCGGCGCCGGGAGGAACCAGGCGCCGCAGGCGCAGCATCGGCGTTTCACCGACAAGTTCGGTAATGCTCTCGGCGACGCGCAGGTGCGGCGTTACCTGTGTGGACATTCGCACGCTACAGGGTAAGAGAAGCGGCGAGCGATTGGCAATCAGCAGCTTCTGATTCCCAGGGAAAGGAGAAACCCCTGCTGAGAATTGTGGGATTGCAAAAACCCTTTCATGCTCGGGCCCGGCCGCCTTCCGCCGGGTGATCAAGTGGACCGGCACTGCCAACAGCGTCAGCGCATCGAGGCCCTCGCACAAGCAGTTCTTGATTCCCGCGCCATGTTTCCCCAGGCCAGCTTGGCCGACCTCTACGATCGCGAAGTGAATGCCTCCTGAACTTGCGCGTGCTCACTTCGCGCTTGATTCCGCCATAGACCGGCTCTACAGACCCGCTCCCTTCACCAGTGACAGAGAACGGGTCGAGCACCTTTTCCAGCGCTACGAAGCCCTCGTGCGCCCGCCCCTCGCCGTGGAAAGGGACGTCCCCCCGCGTCGCCGGCGAGTTCAGCGCGCTTCTGGCTGA
Protein-coding regions in this window:
- a CDS encoding aminotransferase class I/II-fold pyridoxal phosphate-dependent enzyme, with product MPKERQSAGFSTIAIHAGQEPELVTGSVTVPIYATSTYVQEELGKPRAGYEYARVSNPTRDRLQENLAALEGGLAARVFSSGMAAINALCTMMKAGDHLVCSHNVYGGVPRLFNQILAQQGLKFSYVDTSDVRAVERALERNTRYVYVETPTNPLMTISDIAAIARVCRRKGVELVVDNTFMSPYFQHPIELGADMVVHSTTKFLNGHSDGLGGAIICTTQEQAERLAFIQKSQGAVLSPFECWLVLRGV
- the cysK gene encoding cysteine synthase A, with the translated sequence MCEGLDALTLLAVPVHLITRRKAAGPEHERVFAIPQFSAGVSPFPGNQKLLIANRSPLLLPCSVRMSTQVTPHLRVAESITELVGETPMLRLRRLVPPGAADVYAKLEYLNPGGSVKDRAAIGMIRRAEEEGKLGPGFVIIEATAGNTGIGLALIGVNRGYRVIFCVPQKFSKEKVTLMQALGAEVIRTPDDEGMAGAIRRARELAAKIPNSFLPGQFENPANPDYHYETTAREIFEQLQGQVDAVVIGVGTGGNFSGVARFMKERLPDVLAIAVESQGSVLGGGPPGDHKVEGIGASFMPKTFDSSLADEIIMVHDPPAFDMVKQLAAREGVFSGSSGGANVYAAVEVAKRLGSGKRVVTVIPDSAERYLSKGIFEGP